The following DNA comes from Betaproteobacteria bacterium.
ACCCACTTGAAGCCGCACGGATGCGCTTCGGCGGCATTGCCGCCCATGATCAGGACCAGATCAGTGTTCTTGATGTCGGTCCAGTGATTCGTCATTGCTCCACGGCCAAACGTCGGGGCGAGACTCGCCACCGTCGGGCCGTGTCAGACACGCGCCTGATTGTCGAATACGAGCATCCCCAGGCTGCGCACCACCTTGTGCGTGATGTAGCCTGATTCGTTGCTGGAGGCGGACGCGGCGAGCATGCCCGTCGTCAGCCAGCGGTTGACGGTGAGGCCGTCGGCGTTCTTCACGACGAAATTGGCGTCGCGATCGGCCTTCATCAGCTTGGCGATGCGGTCGAATGCCTCGTCCCAGGAGACGCGCTTCCACTCGTTGCTGCCGGGGGCGCGATACTCCGGGTACTTGAGGCGGCTCTCGCTGTGTACAAAGTCGAGGAGACCCGCCCCCTTCGGACAGAGGGTGCCGCGGTTGACGGGGTGGTCCGGATCGCCTTCGATGTGGATGATTTCAGCCTTGGCGTTCTTGGCGTTGTCGCCCAGGCTGTACATCAGGATGCCGCAGCCTACTGAACAGTAAGGACAGGTGTTGCGTGTCTCGGTGGTGCGTGCGAGCTTGAAACTGCGCGCCTCTCCCAGTACGGGCTGCGGCGAGAAGCCGAGCATGGCTAGGCTCGAGCTGCCGACCCCGGCCGCGCAGACTTTGAGGAACTGCCGACGGTTGATGTCCAAGTGATCCCCTCCTGTTATGGTGTTCCGGCATGCAGTACCTCCCTATACCGCCTTATTGTGCCGGTCTCGCGAGCTGAACGCGTTGGCGCGCGAGCCGATTCCGGTGTTTGGAAATATAGACGGAGTGCGAGACGCCATCAACTGACATTGAGCGTCCGCAAGCGAAGCGCAGCCGGCTAATTCTGCGTGGGGTGGGTACCGATGGTCGTGCGTTGTCCGCGCTACTCGACGATGGTAGAGGTACCGGCAGGAGGTTGCGTCGAGGCGATGGGGGCCGAGTCCGTCAACGGCTGATGCCAGGCGGGCCGATCTTTCAGGGTTCGGGGACCGCACGAAGACGCACAATGAGCGAAAAAGAATAACAACAGTGATGATTATTATTTGATGAGATATTGGATTTTGGGCATGATGCATCGCAATAATGCGCTGCAGCGTGGCGCTCTGGCGCGCCGCGGGCGCGAAGAAGACAGCGTCCGGGCCGATGAACGGCATCGCCTCACCCGGGAAGTGCCGGCAGCGTTCGATAACCACAGGAGATTGGAATGTTCGCTTCGCGCTGGACGCTGCCACTCGCCGTCCTTCTCTTCATCAACGTCGGAGCCGTGCGCGGGGAGACGACCCTGTTGAACGTTTCGTATGACGTGACACGCGAGTTCTACAAGGAATACAACCCCGCCTTCGCGCGTCAATGGCAGCAGCGTACCGGCGAGACGGTGACGATCAACCAGTCGCACGGGGGGTCCAGCAAGCAGGCGAGGTCGGTTGCCGACGGGCTCGAGGCAGATGTCATCACGATGAATCAGGCCAACGACATCGACCTGCTCCACGAACGCGGCGACCTCGTCCCGGCCGACTGGCAGAAGCGGTTTCCGTACAACAGCGTGCCGTACACCTCCACCACCGTGTTCCTGGTGCGCAAAGGCAATCCCAAGGGCATCCGGGATTGGGACGACCTCGTGAAGCCGGGCGCCGCAGTCATCATTCCGAATCCGAAGACGTCCGGCAATGGGCGGTACACGTATCTCGCGGCCTGGGGCTACAAGCTCAAGAACGGTGGAACGCAGAAGGATGCGCAGGAATTCGTCGGCAAGTTGTTCCGCAATGTCCCCATTCTCGACTCGGGCGGGCGGGCGGCGACCACGACCTTCACGCAGCGCGGTATCGGCGATGTCCTCGTCACTTTCGAGAACGAGGTGGCGCTGATCAAGAAGGAGCAGGGCGCGGAGGCGTTCGATGTCGTGTATCCCAGCGCC
Coding sequences within:
- a CDS encoding molybdopterin-dependent oxidoreductase — translated: MDINRRQFLKVCAAGVGSSSLAMLGFSPQPVLGEARSFKLARTTETRNTCPYCSVGCGILMYSLGDNAKNAKAEIIHIEGDPDHPVNRGTLCPKGAGLLDFVHSESRLKYPEYRAPGSNEWKRVSWDEAFDRIAKLMKADRDANFVVKNADGLTVNRWLTTGMLAASASSNESGYITHKVVRSLGMLVFDNQARVUHGPTVASLAPTFGRGAMTNHWTDIKNTDLVLIMGGNAAEAHPCGFKWV
- a CDS encoding sulfate ABC transporter substrate-binding protein, giving the protein MFASRWTLPLAVLLFINVGAVRGETTLLNVSYDVTREFYKEYNPAFARQWQQRTGETVTINQSHGGSSKQARSVADGLEADVITMNQANDIDLLHERGDLVPADWQKRFPYNSVPYTSTTVFLVRKGNPKGIRDWDDLVKPGAAVIIPNPKTSGNGRYTYLAAWGYKLKNGGTQKDAQEFVGKLFRNVPILDSGGRAATTTFTQRGIGDVLVTFENEVALIKKEQGAEAFDVVYPSASILAENPVAVVDKVVDKRGTRKIAEAYLEYLYSDEGQELAAKHSFRPQAKSVAEKYAASFPKLKLFTVEEVFGGWQKAQQTHFSDGAIFDQIYERK